The nucleotide sequence AGATCGTGGGAGAAAATGGCTAAGCGAGCTTGAGAGAGAGAACAGATTAATTATGTGCATATTGTGCTATAAAGGGTTACAATAAATGGGAATGGTATTACCATGTTCAATACAAGCTCTGACTGGATAAGTTATTATAAAATTTTTTTTGGATTTAAATCCATTTGTGCATTTAAAAGAGATTCGTGAAAAAAAGGTGGCTTTGATGAAACTTTAAAGCGTTTGGTTGAATGGGATTTAATTTTAATATTTACGTGTAAAATGATCCTATGTCTGTTCCCGCAGTACTAGTTAGTTACTACCTTAAAAAGGATATAGCCCATATAACCACAGCTGGATACTTAAACGAGAATTTACGGAAAGACTATTGGAAAAATGGGTAGAATAATAGATAGACTTATGAAAAACATTATTGTACTTGGTATGCACCGTTCAGGCACCTCTATGGTTACAGGTTTGCTATCTAAACTAGGATATTATGTTGGGGCTCCTGAAGAATTAACTAATACGAGCGAGGAAAATCCTAAGGGTTTTTTTGAAAGAAAAGATGTAAGAAATATCAACGACGAATTATTGATAGGTAATGATTTTGACTGGTATAAAGTTGCGGGCTTTACAACGGACTCTTTGACTGATTCTTCTGTTCATAAATATAAAGAAGAAATTTCAGGTGTTTTTAACCTTCTTAGAAAAAAGGGGCCTTTTGCAATAAAAGAGCCACGGCTATGTCTGTTATATCTAATTTTTAAAGAAATGGTTAGGGATGATATAAAGCTATTGGTCTATCGGGATCCAATAGAGTCAGCAGAATCTTTGCTTAAGAGGAATAAGTTCCCTTTGCATTTTGGCCTTGCTTTGTGGGAGAAGTACCATAAAGCTTTATTTAACTCCCTCTCTAACGACCATTTGATTCTAGTAAACTATAATAAATTGCTTAATGACCCAAAGGCCGAGGTTCAAAATTTGGTCAACAGTATTAATAGTTTGTCAGGGGATGACATTGCGCTTGAACAGGGTGCGCTAGATTTTATCTGCCCTGAATTGTACAGGAGCAATAAATACAAGAAATATGGTGTAGGTTATTTGACTGATAGTCAAAAGTATATATGGAATCAGTTGAAAAACTTCGATCAAAGCAAAACTTTGCGTTCACCTGAAAACCCTCTGATGGAAGTCGTTCTCGAGACTCATCAAGAATTGATGGAGGAGTATCTTCAACAGAAAGCAATTATAAATAGTCAGCGTAAGGATCTTAAAGAATCAAAAGAAGCGTTTGCAAAATTTAGGAAATCACATAGGTTAGAAGTGAAGTTTCTGCTGGATTCAATAAGAATCTTCCATGGCCGACATTTAAGTTATAAACGTTCATTAATCTTTAGAATCAAAGACATGATCAGAAAAGGACACCTTAAATACATAGATGATAGGTATGAAGACGTATTTAGCAAATTTCCAGAGGTTACTGGTGAAAGAAAAGTTAACCAGTAGGCGATTCAATTTAGGTAATTTGCTGCCTACTGGTATAAAAATATTTTTTACTTCTTCCCCTTCTTCCCTGCCAAAAAAGCCACACCTGCGGCGGTGGCTAGCACGGCGGTTCCTGCAAGGGCCAAGTTTTTGACAGGTGTTCTCATACCTCTGGTATTTTCATATCCTCCACTGACTGATTTAAAGTTAGGATTGGGCTCGTAAAGGTTGCCTTTTGAGGGTTCTGAGGACTCTTGGCTAAAGTGCTTCTTATAAACGCCTTTTCTGTATAGTTTTGCAAAAGTCTCTGGCGCAAATGCTTTGACAATGCCGTTCATTACACCCATGCCTCCTATGATTACTTCGGGTTGCGGTTTTTCTGCTAATTTTACAATGGTTTCAGCTACTTCTTTGGCTTCTAACACCGGGTTCATAGGTTTTACCTCACGCCCCATATAGTTGCTTAGCTGTCTGAACAGTGGTGTGTCGATGGTTGCTGGCAGTACAGAGCAAACATGGATGTTTTTTTCGTCAGACAGTTCATGCTGTAGAGCCAAGCTCATACCGCGAATGCCTGCTTTGCTGGTGGTATAAGCAAATGAATAAGCTTGCCCCGTCATCCCTACGATGGAGGATAGGTTGATAAGCACGCCATGTCCTTGCTCTCTGAAGTATTTTATTACGGCTTTTGCTCCATAAATGTATCCAAATAGGTTTACTTTAATGACCCTCTCAATATCTTCTATTGGAGAGTCGTCAAACTTCCCCATCATGGCTACGGCAGCATTGTTTACCCATACATCAATTCTTCCATAGGTTTCATATGCTTTTCGGGCCAGGTCTTTCACTTGGTCTTGGTTTGATACGTCTAAAGCATATACCATGGCTTCGCCACCAGCTTCTTTGCATTCTTGGGCCAGCTCGTCCAGAGCTTCTTTTTTTCTTGCAGCTAAAATTACGGTTTGGCCTTGTTTAGCAAATTCCAGAGCCGTTGCACGTCCTATTCCGCTTGACGCTCCTGTAATTACAATTACTTTTTCCTTTCCTTTCATTTTTTCCTTTTTTAAAAATGTGGGGTTAAATGAGTTTTATTATCGGCTATTAGTTTTAAGACTATTTTTTTGCTTATATGTTTATCTATTTAAATTACAAATACACCAAGTGACACAGTTACCTAATGTATATAAGTTTAGCAGTTTGCCCACATAACTATTTATGGTTTTAGAGGTTGGGTTTATCTATGGGTGAAAGTAGTGGCAATATGCGACTGGTCAGAAAAGAAGTTAAAGAGGCTCCTACAGGCATTAAGTGGGTGAAGTATCTAGCTCCTGGACTGATTTGGATGGTTTCTTCTATAGGGTCAGGGACAATTTTGTTTACCCCTAGGATTGGAGCTCGCTATGAATATGAATTAGTGTGGATGGCTATTGCGATCAGTGCGCTTATATTTTTTGTCATTAAAGAGGTGGCGCGCTTTACAGTGGTTACAGGCAAATCTATTATAGAAGGTTTTAGTATGCTTCCCGGCCCTATCAACTGGGGCGTTTGGTTTTTGTTTCTCCCACACTTATTTGCTGCTATTATTATGGCCAGTGGTCTTGCCTTACTTGCGGGGAGTACGGCTATAACAACATTTGGGGGCAGTCCGGTGGTCTATGCAGTAGTCTTGATCATTGCTTGTTTGGCTTTGGTGCTTTCTGGAAAATATAAAGGTTTTGAGAAGGCTACATCTGTCCTGGGTGGGCTATTAGTTGTTATTGCCTTAATTACAGCTATTCGGGTGTTGCCTGGAACAGGGGCGCTGATTCGTGGGACAGTTCCCCAAATCCCTTATGACTTTGATATAACCTTTGTACTTCCTTGGGTGGGCTTTTTTCTGGCCGGTGCAGCTGGCCTATTGTGGTTTTCTTACTGGGTAGCAAGTAAAGGGTTTGGAGGCTCTCTTTTAGGAGAGGATGGCATTCAGGTGCTAAACCATGAGGAAGGGTTGCAAAAAAGTGATGAGCGTTTAATTAAGTTTGGCAAATGGATGAAGGTTCTGAATGCAGCATGCTTACTGGGAATTGTCACCGGTGCTTTGATCAATTTTGCGTTTCTTGTTTTAGGCACAGAATTGCTTGCGCCCGAGGGTGTTATACCTGAAGGTGTAGAGGT is from Cytophagaceae bacterium ABcell3 and encodes:
- a CDS encoding SDR family oxidoreductase, which translates into the protein MKGKEKVIVITGASSGIGRATALEFAKQGQTVILAARKKEALDELAQECKEAGGEAMVYALDVSNQDQVKDLARKAYETYGRIDVWVNNAAVAMMGKFDDSPIEDIERVIKVNLFGYIYGAKAVIKYFREQGHGVLINLSSIVGMTGQAYSFAYTTSKAGIRGMSLALQHELSDEKNIHVCSVLPATIDTPLFRQLSNYMGREVKPMNPVLEAKEVAETIVKLAEKPQPEVIIGGMGVMNGIVKAFAPETFAKLYRKGVYKKHFSQESSEPSKGNLYEPNPNFKSVSGGYENTRGMRTPVKNLALAGTAVLATAAGVAFLAGKKGKK
- a CDS encoding Nramp family divalent metal transporter, with amino-acid sequence MGESSGNMRLVRKEVKEAPTGIKWVKYLAPGLIWMVSSIGSGTILFTPRIGARYEYELVWMAIAISALIFFVIKEVARFTVVTGKSIIEGFSMLPGPINWGVWFLFLPHLFAAIIMASGLALLAGSTAITTFGGSPVVYAVVLIIACLALVLSGKYKGFEKATSVLGGLLVVIALITAIRVLPGTGALIRGTVPQIPYDFDITFVLPWVGFFLAGAAGLLWFSYWVASKGFGGSLLGEDGIQVLNHEEGLQKSDERLIKFGKWMKVLNAACLLGIVTGALINFAFLVLGTELLAPEGVIPEGVEVAEDLTLLLSGVWGETGRWFLLISVFIALTGSIMSNQDGYGRMFSDTTLLLFGHKLKRKSKTGYGKWVSKKSNIAAVYSTIFSAFIPMMLYFWLEDPVTILSASGIISAIHIPFIVFGTLYINNRFIPVNLRPGRFSVALLWLAGIFFSLLAFQQVVELFGIEF